A single genomic interval of Phocoenobacter uteri harbors:
- the xerC gene encoding tyrosine recombinase XerC: MPNKLQIQQLLAETQPYWDFLRIERQASEHTIKNYQRQLKAITELLVQAEITKWQDVEPSTVRWILTQSHKAELSAKSISLRLSALRQFFSYLISVGKMTVNPAQGIKAPKQPKHLPKNIDAEQLSHLLDTTPQTPNDWRDLAMMELMYSSGLRLSELQTIDLGDIDLNAREVRVLGKGSKERILPVGSKAIEVLQQWLVQRLNYQPKDNALFLNQRGERISVRSIQLIMKKWGQKQGLDTHLHPHKLRHSFATQMLEGSGDLRAVQELLGHSSLSTTQIYTHLDFQHLATVYDATHPRSKRKK; encoded by the coding sequence ATGCCAAACAAACTCCAAATTCAACAATTACTCGCTGAAACCCAACCTTATTGGGATTTTTTGCGTATTGAACGTCAGGCAAGCGAGCATACCATTAAAAATTATCAACGTCAGCTTAAAGCGATTACAGAATTATTGGTGCAAGCAGAAATTACCAAATGGCAGGACGTTGAGCCTAGTACGGTGCGTTGGATTTTAACCCAAAGCCATAAAGCAGAATTAAGTGCCAAAAGTATCAGTTTGCGTCTTTCCGCATTACGTCAATTTTTTAGCTATTTGATTAGCGTTGGTAAAATGACCGTCAATCCAGCACAGGGGATCAAAGCCCCAAAACAACCGAAACATTTACCTAAAAATATTGATGCGGAGCAACTTAGCCATTTGCTTGATACCACACCACAAACGCCAAATGATTGGCGGGATTTAGCGATGATGGAGTTGATGTATAGCTCTGGACTACGTTTAAGCGAGCTACAAACGATAGATTTAGGTGATATTGATTTGAATGCAAGGGAAGTGCGAGTGTTGGGTAAAGGAAGCAAAGAGCGAATTTTACCTGTTGGTTCAAAAGCGATAGAAGTATTGCAACAATGGTTGGTACAACGTCTTAACTATCAACCTAAAGATAATGCGTTGTTTTTAAATCAGCGTGGCGAACGTATTTCGGTACGATCCATTCAGCTGATTATGAAAAAATGGGGACAAAAACAAGGCTTAGATACCCATTTGCACCCCCATAAATTACGCCACTCTTTCGCCACACAAATGCTTGAAGGTAGTGGAGATTTGCGTGCGGTGCAAGAGTTATTAGGGCATAGTAGCTTATCCACCACACAAATTTATACCCATTTAGATTTTCAACATCTTGCAACAGTCTATGACGCGACGCATCCACGCTCTAAGCGTAAAAAATAA
- the radC gene encoding RadC family protein, which produces MEYIEELMPREKLLKFGAESLSDVELVAIFLRTGIKGVPVMQLSAEVLDNFGSLRGLLAANLTEFCHIKGLGQTQFIQLQATKEMTKRYLNQKIKLSDVVSDPIMAILYFQSELESCEREVFMVIFLDNQHQVIKSEKMFYGTINQATVYPREVVKEALKCNAAAIILAHNHPSGNCTPSQSDYSLTDKIKLACDLVDIRLIDHIIVGKGDYFSFEEEKST; this is translated from the coding sequence ATGGAATATATAGAAGAGCTAATGCCTCGAGAAAAATTATTGAAATTTGGTGCAGAGTCTTTAAGTGATGTAGAGTTAGTGGCTATTTTTTTAAGAACAGGCATTAAAGGAGTTCCTGTAATGCAATTATCAGCTGAGGTATTAGATAATTTTGGATCATTAAGGGGGCTGCTTGCTGCTAATTTAACAGAATTTTGCCATATCAAAGGATTAGGACAAACCCAATTTATTCAGTTACAAGCAACTAAAGAAATGACTAAGCGTTATTTGAATCAAAAAATAAAACTTTCTGATGTGGTTAGCGATCCTATAATGGCTATTCTATATTTTCAATCAGAGCTTGAAAGCTGTGAGCGAGAAGTTTTTATGGTTATTTTTTTAGATAATCAACACCAAGTTATCAAGTCTGAAAAAATGTTTTATGGTACAATAAATCAAGCAACAGTTTATCCTAGAGAAGTGGTAAAAGAGGCATTAAAATGTAATGCGGCAGCGATTATTCTTGCACACAATCATCCTTCTGGAAATTGCACACCTAGCCAATCAGATTATAGCTTAACGGATAAAATTAAATTAGCATGTGACTTAGTAGATATTCGTCTTATAGATCATATTATTGTAGGTAAAGGGGATTATTTCTCTTTTGAGGAGGAAAAATCCACTTAA
- the ychF gene encoding redox-regulated ATPase YchF: MGFKCGIVGLPNVGKSTLFNALTKAGIEAANYPFCTIEPNTGVVPMPDPRLDALAEIVKPQRTLPTTMEFVDIAGLVAGASKGEGLGNKFLANIRETDAIGHVVRCFENDDIVHVAGKIDPAEDIEIINTELALADLESCERAIQRLNKRAKGGDKDAQFELSIMQKILPVVSEAGMIRSIDLDKDELFAIKGYNFLTLKPTMYIANVNEDGFENNPYLDKVREIAAKENAVVVPVCAAIESEIAELEDDERDEFLADLGIEESGLDRVIRAGYKLLNLQTYFTAGVKEVRAWTVAVGATAPKAAAVIHTDFEKGFIRAEVVAYEDFIQYKGENGAKEAGKWRLEGKEYIVQDGDVMHFRFNV; this comes from the coding sequence ATGGGATTTAAGTGTGGGATTGTCGGTCTTCCAAATGTAGGAAAATCAACCCTTTTTAACGCATTAACAAAAGCAGGTATTGAGGCGGCAAACTATCCGTTTTGTACTATTGAACCAAATACCGGTGTTGTACCGATGCCAGATCCACGCTTAGATGCGTTGGCTGAAATTGTAAAACCACAGCGTACATTACCAACTACAATGGAATTTGTGGATATCGCAGGTTTAGTGGCTGGGGCGAGTAAAGGCGAAGGGTTAGGAAATAAATTCTTAGCAAATATTCGTGAAACAGACGCAATCGGACACGTTGTGCGTTGTTTTGAAAATGATGATATTGTTCACGTTGCAGGAAAAATCGATCCAGCGGAAGATATTGAAATCATCAATACTGAATTAGCGTTAGCTGATTTAGAAAGCTGTGAGCGTGCGATTCAACGTTTAAACAAACGTGCTAAAGGTGGTGATAAAGACGCACAATTTGAATTATCAATTATGCAAAAAATCTTACCTGTGGTGTCAGAGGCGGGAATGATCCGTAGCATTGATTTAGACAAAGATGAGCTGTTTGCGATCAAAGGTTATAACTTCTTAACCTTAAAACCAACGATGTATATCGCAAACGTGAACGAAGACGGTTTTGAAAATAACCCTTATTTAGATAAAGTACGTGAAATCGCAGCCAAAGAAAACGCGGTTGTTGTACCTGTTTGTGCAGCGATTGAATCTGAGATTGCAGAGCTTGAAGATGATGAGCGTGATGAATTCTTAGCAGATTTAGGCATTGAAGAATCAGGCTTAGACCGTGTGATTCGAGCAGGTTATAAATTGCTAAATTTACAAACTTATTTCACTGCAGGCGTAAAAGAAGTACGTGCGTGGACAGTGGCAGTGGGTGCAACTGCTCCAAAAGCAGCCGCGGTTATCCACACCGACTTTGAAAAAGGCTTTATTCGTGCCGAAGTGGTTGCTTACGAAGACTTTATTCAATACAAAGGCGAAAACGGTGCCAAAGAGGCAGGTAAATGGCGTTTAGAAGGGAAAGAATATATCGTGCAAGACGGCGATGTAATGCACTTCCGTTTTAATGTTTAA
- the rplX gene encoding 50S ribosomal protein L24 — MAAKIRQNDEVIVLTGKDKGKRGKVTKVLPNGKVFVEGINMITKHEKPVPALNKEGGIVKKEAAIEVSNVAIFNPTTNKADRVGFRFEDGKKVRFFKSNNEII; from the coding sequence ATGGCTGCAAAAATCCGTCAAAATGATGAAGTTATTGTTCTTACCGGAAAAGATAAAGGTAAGCGTGGTAAGGTAACAAAAGTGTTACCAAACGGTAAAGTATTTGTTGAAGGGATCAATATGATCACTAAACACGAAAAACCAGTCCCAGCTTTAAACAAAGAGGGTGGTATCGTGAAAAAAGAAGCTGCAATTGAAGTATCAAATGTTGCTATCTTTAATCCAACAACAAATAAAGCTGACCGTGTAGGTTTTAGATTCGAAGATGGCAAAAAAGTGCGTTTCTTCAAATCTAATAATGAAATTATTTAA
- the prmA gene encoding 50S ribosomal protein L11 methyltransferase: protein MAWIQIRLNSTDDKAEQISEFFEEWGAVSITYMDSQDTPIFEPLPGETRLWGNTDVVALFDAEMEMKPIITALQQSGIIEPDFAYKIEQIEDKDWEREWMDNFHPMQFGERLWICPSWREVPDPNAVNVMLDPGLAFGTGTHPTTELCLRWLDSLDLEGKTVIDFGCGSGILAIAALKLGAKSVIGIDIDPQAITASKMNAEQNGVSDKLELYLPEDQPQDLQADVVVANILAGPLKELAPLIINLVKPQGLLGLSGILTTQAESVCEAYQQDYQLDPVAEKEEWCRITGIKRG, encoded by the coding sequence ATGGCGTGGATTCAAATTCGCTTAAATAGTACAGACGATAAAGCAGAGCAAATCAGTGAGTTTTTTGAAGAATGGGGTGCGGTATCTATCACTTATATGGATAGCCAAGACACCCCTATTTTTGAACCTTTACCCGGTGAAACGCGTTTATGGGGCAATACCGATGTGGTGGCATTATTTGACGCAGAAATGGAGATGAAACCAATCATCACTGCTCTACAACAAAGTGGCATTATCGAGCCTGATTTTGCCTATAAAATCGAACAAATTGAAGATAAAGATTGGGAACGTGAATGGATGGATAACTTCCATCCAATGCAATTCGGCGAGCGTTTATGGATTTGTCCAAGCTGGCGTGAAGTGCCTGATCCAAATGCGGTAAATGTGATGCTTGATCCTGGTTTAGCTTTCGGAACAGGTACACACCCAACCACAGAATTGTGTTTACGTTGGTTAGACAGCCTAGATTTAGAAGGCAAAACAGTGATTGATTTTGGTTGTGGTTCAGGTATTTTAGCGATTGCTGCCTTAAAATTAGGGGCTAAATCAGTAATTGGGATTGATATTGATCCACAAGCAATCACGGCAAGTAAAATGAATGCAGAACAAAATGGTGTTTCGGATAAATTGGAATTATATTTGCCAGAAGATCAACCACAAGATTTACAAGCTGACGTCGTCGTTGCCAATATTCTTGCAGGTCCATTAAAAGAGCTTGCTCCATTGATTATTAACTTAGTGAAGCCACAAGGTCTATTAGGGCTTTCAGGGATTTTAACCACTCAAGCGGAATCAGTTTGTGAGGCATATCAGCAAGATTATCAATTAGATCCTGTAGCAGAAAAAGAAGAATGGTGTCGCATTACAGGTATTAAAAGAGGGTAA
- the pth gene encoding aminoacyl-tRNA hydrolase, with amino-acid sequence MSKIKLIVGLANPGAKYEGTRHNAGEWLVSELARLFNTSLKEENKFFGKVAKINTSQGEVRLLVPTTFMNLSGKAVGALANFYRIQPEEILVAHDELDLPCGVAKIKQGGGHGGHNGLKDIIASLGNSKNFYRVRIGIDHPGDKNMVSNYVLGKPSPSDQKLIDEAVDEATRAVEILFKDGVEKAMNRLNGFKATP; translated from the coding sequence GTGTCAAAAATTAAATTGATTGTTGGTTTAGCGAACCCAGGGGCAAAGTACGAAGGTACTCGTCACAACGCAGGGGAATGGTTGGTCAGTGAGCTTGCACGTTTATTTAATACAAGTTTAAAAGAAGAAAATAAATTTTTTGGAAAAGTGGCGAAGATCAATACTTCACAAGGCGAAGTACGCTTGCTTGTGCCAACCACTTTTATGAATTTAAGTGGTAAAGCGGTTGGGGCGTTAGCGAATTTTTATCGTATTCAACCCGAAGAAATTTTAGTGGCACACGATGAACTTGATTTGCCTTGTGGCGTCGCAAAAATCAAGCAAGGTGGTGGACACGGTGGGCATAACGGTTTGAAAGATATTATTGCGAGTTTAGGCAATAGCAAAAACTTCTACCGTGTGCGAATTGGGATCGATCATCCGGGTGATAAAAATATGGTGTCTAATTATGTGTTAGGCAAACCATCGCCAAGCGATCAAAAGTTAATTGATGAAGCCGTTGATGAGGCAACTCGAGCGGTAGAAATTTTATTTAAAGACGGCGTAGAAAAAGCGATGAACCGTTTAAATGGGTTTAAAGCAACGCCGTAA
- the aroQ gene encoding type II 3-dehydroquinate dehydratase — protein MKKILLLNGPNLNMLGKREPEIYGSLTLTDIEKNLQHLAQQKGVALDCFQANSEEALIDRIHQSFEKVDFILFNPAAFTHTSVALRDALLAVAIPFVEIHLSNVHSREPFRHHSYFSDIAQAVICGCGAKSYEYALDFATTKLNP, from the coding sequence ATGAAAAAAATCCTTTTATTAAATGGTCCAAATTTGAATATGTTAGGAAAACGTGAGCCTGAAATTTATGGCTCGCTAACCCTTACTGACATTGAAAAAAATCTGCAACATTTAGCACAACAAAAAGGTGTGGCACTTGATTGCTTTCAAGCAAATAGCGAAGAAGCGTTAATCGATCGCATTCATCAGAGTTTTGAAAAAGTGGATTTTATCCTATTTAATCCAGCCGCCTTTACACACACCAGTGTTGCTTTACGAGATGCTCTGCTTGCTGTGGCGATTCCTTTTGTGGAAATTCATTTGTCGAATGTACATTCTCGCGAACCATTTCGCCATCACTCTTATTTTAGTGATATCGCACAAGCGGTCATTTGTGGCTGCGGAGCAAAAAGCTATGAATATGCCTTAGATTTTGCTACAACAAAATTAAATCCATAA
- the oxyR gene encoding DNA-binding transcriptional regulator OxyR, with translation MNIRDLEYLIALSEFKHFRKAADACNVSQPTLSGQIRKLENELGTILLERTSRKVLFTQAGLMLVEQAKVVLREIKVFKDMASNQGKEMSGPLHIGIIPTLMPYLSPIVLPFLSKAFPKLELYLYELHTSELVQQLESGQLDCGISAFCHETAPFIEVPIFDEKIQLAVSNKHKWAKKEEIALSDLAEQEMLLLEDGHCLRDKALSYCLSVGGKEDKHFKAKSLETLRNMVSANMGITLMPELAIEPNAENQVHYIPFKEPKPFRSIGLIYRPGSPLKIRYERLASEIKQIMSER, from the coding sequence ATGAATATTCGTGATCTTGAATATCTAATTGCACTTTCAGAGTTTAAACATTTCCGTAAAGCGGCAGACGCTTGCAACGTGAGCCAGCCGACATTAAGTGGTCAAATTAGAAAATTAGAAAATGAGTTAGGTACTATACTACTTGAACGTACCAGCCGTAAAGTATTATTTACCCAAGCAGGATTGATGCTGGTTGAACAAGCTAAAGTGGTATTGCGAGAAATAAAAGTATTCAAAGATATGGCAAGTAATCAGGGCAAAGAGATGTCTGGGCCACTACACATTGGTATTATTCCAACACTAATGCCTTATTTATCGCCTATTGTTTTACCTTTTTTATCCAAAGCATTTCCAAAACTAGAGCTTTATTTGTATGAATTACATACATCAGAACTTGTTCAGCAATTAGAATCTGGACAACTTGATTGTGGTATTTCTGCTTTCTGCCACGAAACAGCCCCTTTTATTGAAGTCCCTATTTTTGATGAAAAAATTCAGCTCGCGGTTTCTAATAAACACAAATGGGCAAAAAAAGAAGAAATTGCATTATCCGATTTAGCAGAACAGGAAATGCTTCTACTTGAAGATGGTCACTGCTTACGAGATAAAGCATTGAGTTATTGCTTATCAGTAGGCGGAAAAGAAGATAAACACTTTAAAGCGAAAAGTTTAGAAACATTAAGAAATATGGTGTCAGCTAATATGGGAATAACCTTAATGCCTGAATTAGCGATTGAGCCAAATGCAGAGAACCAAGTGCATTATATTCCTTTTAAAGAGCCAAAACCTTTCCGTTCTATTGGTTTGATTTATCGTCCGGGTTCGCCATTAAAAATTAGATATGAGCGATTAGCCTCTGAAATCAAACAGATAATGAGCGAACGTTAA
- a CDS encoding chloride channel protein — MFNDFRLNKQDVFHSIGVIIYAIILGVVVALIAAAYEKSFHLLANYWQKDNHLLAFIPQWLLFALGPIIACPILYYILQKIPEHRQHSPTDLISAIHTRNGEIDAKSSLFSTFASIFSIGFGFSVGYYSPTVQLGSGAGALFHKLSGVRPIHRYISIGCGAAAAIAAIFHSPLGAVIFVHEVLLRFFSIRAFAPITISAVTGYVVSSKLFDKAIFFNLPSHYSFSVSTYFIAALGGIIAAFIGIMQIRHIMWVQRFNAKIKLGMFYQLLIAGVLTSLIIANVPEAAGSSLNVMNALVTGHNYTLIALFIIFMAKGAATVLTFGFGIPGGIFGPTIFTGAALGGLIAGAVQLLFPSLYFSSDIIIITTMAAMISAVIGAPIAMILITLEITGDFQIASVVMLAVVMANITAYRFMGTSSFFDLQLKARGLDLDHGRDRLYTETHSINNIISQDYLAIINTTDLDTAEQQMLSSYKNVACVIDEHNYLVGQIRLVDIELSRHTPQDQATLTVADITQNNPEFVYRASSIWRAMETMPQNHINFIPVLDGENNPKLIGVVYSNDLMSHYLNFLNQLRNEENVV; from the coding sequence ATGTTTAATGATTTTAGATTAAATAAACAAGATGTTTTTCACAGTATTGGCGTGATTATTTACGCCATTATACTGGGCGTTGTGGTGGCATTGATTGCCGCTGCCTATGAAAAAAGTTTCCACTTATTAGCTAATTATTGGCAGAAGGATAACCACTTACTTGCATTTATCCCCCAGTGGTTGCTTTTTGCTTTAGGGCCTATCATTGCTTGCCCTATTCTCTATTATATTCTGCAAAAAATTCCTGAACATCGTCAGCATAGTCCAACAGATTTGATTTCTGCGATCCATACTCGAAACGGTGAAATAGACGCAAAATCCTCTTTGTTTTCAACCTTTGCCTCAATTTTTTCTATCGGTTTTGGTTTTTCCGTTGGCTATTATTCCCCAACGGTTCAGCTTGGCAGTGGGGCTGGGGCATTATTTCATAAATTAAGTGGCGTTCGTCCGATACATCGTTATATCAGCATTGGTTGTGGGGCGGCGGCAGCGATTGCAGCGATTTTTCACTCGCCACTTGGTGCCGTTATTTTTGTGCACGAAGTTTTATTACGCTTTTTTTCTATTCGAGCCTTCGCACCTATTACAATCTCAGCCGTAACGGGTTATGTGGTGAGCAGTAAACTCTTCGATAAAGCGATTTTTTTCAATTTACCTAGCCACTATTCATTTAGCGTTAGCACCTATTTTATCGCCGCACTCGGGGGAATTATCGCCGCATTTATCGGTATTATGCAAATTCGCCACATAATGTGGGTGCAACGTTTTAACGCTAAAATCAAACTAGGAATGTTTTATCAACTGCTCATTGCAGGTGTTTTAACCTCTCTCATTATCGCAAATGTGCCAGAAGCTGCGGGCAGTAGTTTAAACGTAATGAATGCTTTAGTGACAGGGCATAACTATACCTTAATTGCATTATTTATTATTTTTATGGCGAAAGGGGCGGCAACCGTACTCACTTTTGGTTTTGGCATACCAGGTGGGATTTTTGGACCGACGATTTTTACAGGGGCGGCACTTGGCGGCTTAATTGCGGGGGCGGTGCAATTACTTTTCCCCTCACTTTATTTCTCCTCTGATATCATCATTATTACGACGATGGCTGCGATGATTTCTGCGGTTATCGGTGCGCCTATTGCAATGATTTTAATCACATTAGAAATCACAGGAGATTTTCAAATTGCCAGTGTGGTAATGCTTGCTGTGGTAATGGCGAATATTACTGCTTATCGCTTTATGGGAACCTCGTCCTTCTTTGATTTACAGCTTAAAGCACGTGGTTTAGATTTAGATCACGGACGAGATCGCCTTTATACTGAAACCCACAGCATCAATAATATTATCTCACAGGATTATTTAGCCATAATCAACACCACTGATTTAGACACCGCCGAACAGCAAATGTTATCGAGTTACAAAAATGTTGCCTGTGTGATTGACGAACATAATTACCTTGTAGGGCAAATTCGTTTGGTGGATATTGAGCTTTCTCGCCATACACCACAAGATCAAGCTACGCTTACTGTCGCGGATATTACCCAAAATAACCCCGAATTTGTTTACCGAGCCTCATCAATTTGGCGAGCAATGGAAACAATGCCACAAAATCATATCAATTTTATCCCCGTGCTAGACGGTGAAAATAACCCTAAATTGATCGGCGTGGTTTACAGCAACGACTTAATGTCTCACTACCTGAATTTCTTAAACCAACTACGCAATGAAGAAAATGTGGTTTAG
- the rpmB gene encoding 50S ribosomal protein L28 yields MSRVCQVTGKRPAVGNNRSHAMNATRRRFLPNLHTHRFWVESEKRFVTLRLTAKGMRIIDKKGIDAVLADIRARGEKI; encoded by the coding sequence ATGTCTAGAGTCTGTCAAGTAACAGGCAAGCGTCCTGCAGTGGGAAACAACCGCTCACACGCAATGAATGCGACTCGTCGTCGTTTCTTACCAAACCTTCACACTCATCGTTTTTGGGTTGAGAGTGAAAAACGTTTCGTAACTTTACGCTTAACAGCGAAAGGTATGCGTATTATTGATAAAAAAGGCATCGATGCAGTGTTAGCTGATATTCGTGCTCGTGGCGAAAAAATCTAA
- the coaA gene encoding type I pantothenate kinase, which produces MYSKETNNLTPFLTFNRQQWAELRKSVPLKLTEQDLKPLLGFDEDLSLTEVSTIYLPLARLINYYIDENIQRQAVLHRFLGVESQKFPYIISLAGSVSVGKSTSARILQALLSQWPQERKVSLVTTDGFLYPLAKLTEKNLLNKKGFPESYDTQRLIQFVSDVKSGKPKVTAPVYSHLTYDIIPDTFETVDQPDILILEGLNVLQTGIKSNNVFVSDLVDFSIYVDADEKYLKEWYVNRFLKFRRGAFADPNSYFHHYSQLSEKEAIETASRIWDEINGLNLHKNILPTRERANLILTKGINHQVETVKLRK; this is translated from the coding sequence ATGTATTCAAAAGAAACCAACAATTTGACTCCCTTTTTAACTTTTAATCGCCAGCAATGGGCTGAATTAAGAAAATCCGTTCCCCTAAAATTAACAGAACAAGATTTAAAACCCTTACTCGGTTTTGATGAAGATCTTTCTTTAACTGAGGTGAGTACAATCTATTTGCCCTTAGCACGTTTAATCAATTACTACATTGATGAAAATATTCAGCGTCAGGCAGTACTACATCGTTTTCTTGGTGTCGAATCACAGAAGTTTCCTTATATCATTAGCCTTGCTGGAAGTGTTTCAGTAGGCAAAAGTACCTCAGCTCGTATCTTACAAGCACTTCTCTCTCAATGGCCTCAAGAAAGAAAGGTTTCACTTGTTACAACTGATGGTTTTTTATACCCTCTTGCAAAATTAACAGAAAAAAATCTTTTAAACAAAAAAGGGTTTCCAGAATCTTATGATACACAACGCTTAATTCAGTTTGTCTCTGACGTAAAATCAGGCAAACCTAAGGTTACAGCCCCAGTTTATTCGCACCTTACCTATGATATTATTCCTGATACTTTTGAAACAGTGGATCAACCTGATATTCTCATTTTAGAAGGGCTAAACGTGCTACAAACAGGGATAAAATCAAATAACGTCTTTGTTTCAGATTTAGTGGACTTCTCTATTTATGTGGACGCTGATGAAAAATATTTAAAAGAATGGTACGTCAATCGCTTTTTAAAATTCCGACGTGGGGCATTTGCGGATCCAAATTCTTATTTTCATCACTACTCTCAATTATCAGAAAAAGAAGCCATTGAAACAGCATCAAGAATATGGGATGAAATCAACGGCTTAAATTTACATAAAAATATCTTACCAACACGAGAAAGAGCAAATCTTATTTTGACAAAAGGCATCAATCATCAAGTAGAAACCGTAAAATTACGTAAGTAA
- the tuf gene encoding elongation factor Tu, giving the protein MSKQKFERTKPHVNVGTIGHVDHGKTTLTAAITAVLSKQFGGEKRDFSQIDNAPEEKARGITINTSHVEYDTETRHYAHVDCPGHADYVKNMITGAAQMDGAILVVAATDGPMPQTREHILLGRQVGVPYIIVFLNKCDMVDDEELLELVEMEVRELLSDYDFPGDDTPIVRGSALKALEGEAEWEEKILELAAHLDSYIPEPERAIDQPFLLPIEDVFSISGRGTVVTGRVERGIIRTGDEVEIVGIKETTKTVVTGVEMFRKLLDEGRAGENVGALLRGTKREEIERGQVLAKPGSITPHTDFTSEVYVLSKDEGGRHTPFFKGYRPQFYFRTTDVTGTIELPEGVEMVMPGDNIQMVVSLIHPIAMDEGLRFAIREGGRTVGAGVVAKIIK; this is encoded by the coding sequence ATGTCTAAACAAAAATTTGAACGTACAAAACCGCACGTAAACGTGGGAACAATCGGCCACGTTGACCACGGTAAAACAACTTTAACTGCTGCAATCACAGCAGTACTTTCTAAACAGTTTGGTGGAGAAAAACGCGATTTTTCACAAATCGATAACGCACCAGAAGAAAAAGCACGTGGTATTACTATCAATACTTCACACGTTGAATATGATACAGAAACTCGTCACTATGCACACGTTGACTGTCCAGGACACGCGGACTATGTGAAAAACATGATCACAGGTGCTGCACAAATGGACGGAGCAATCTTAGTAGTAGCTGCAACAGATGGTCCAATGCCACAAACACGTGAGCACATCTTATTAGGTCGCCAAGTAGGTGTTCCTTACATCATCGTATTCTTAAACAAATGTGATATGGTAGATGATGAAGAATTATTAGAATTAGTTGAAATGGAAGTTCGTGAACTTCTTTCAGACTATGACTTCCCAGGTGATGATACACCAATCGTTCGTGGTTCAGCGTTAAAAGCGTTAGAAGGCGAAGCAGAGTGGGAAGAAAAAATCTTAGAATTAGCAGCACACTTAGACAGCTACATTCCAGAGCCAGAGCGTGCAATTGACCAACCATTCTTATTACCAATTGAAGATGTATTCTCAATTTCAGGTCGTGGTACAGTAGTAACAGGTCGTGTTGAGCGTGGTATCATCCGTACTGGTGATGAAGTAGAAATCGTTGGTATCAAAGAAACAACAAAAACAGTTGTAACTGGTGTTGAAATGTTCCGTAAATTACTAGACGAAGGTCGTGCTGGTGAGAACGTAGGTGCATTATTACGTGGTACAAAACGTGAAGAAATCGAACGTGGTCAAGTACTTGCTAAACCAGGTTCAATCACACCACACACAGACTTCACATCAGAAGTTTACGTATTAAGCAAAGATGAAGGTGGTCGTCACACTCCATTCTTCAAAGGTTACCGTCCACAGTTCTACTTCCGTACAACTGACGTAACTGGTACAATCGAATTACCAGAAGGCGTAGAAATGGTAATGCCAGGTGATAACATCCAAATGGTAGTAAGCCTAATTCACCCAATCGCGATGGACGAAGGTTTACGCTTCGCAATTCGTGAAGGTGGACGTACAGTAGGTGCGGGTGTTGTTGCTAAAATTATTAAATAA
- the rpmG gene encoding 50S ribosomal protein L33, protein MAAKGNREKIKLVSSAETGHFYTTDKNKRNMPGKMEIKKYDPVVRKHVMYKEAKIK, encoded by the coding sequence ATGGCAGCTAAAGGTAATCGTGAAAAAATCAAGTTAGTATCAAGTGCTGAAACAGGTCACTTCTATACTACTGATAAAAATAAACGTAATATGCCAGGCAAAATGGAGATCAAAAAATACGATCCTGTTGTGCGTAAACACGTTATGTATAAAGAAGCAAAAATTAAATAA
- the rplN gene encoding 50S ribosomal protein L14 yields MIQEQTMLDVADNSGARRVMCIKVLGGSHRRYAAVGDIIKITVKEAIPRGKVKKGDVLKAVVVRTKKGVRRPDGAVIRFDGNACVLLNNTTEQPVGTRIFGPVTRELRSEKFMKIISLAPEVL; encoded by the coding sequence ATGATCCAAGAACAGACTATGCTTGATGTTGCTGATAATTCAGGAGCTCGCCGCGTAATGTGTATCAAGGTTCTAGGTGGATCGCACCGTCGTTACGCTGCAGTAGGTGACATCATTAAAATTACCGTAAAAGAAGCAATTCCTCGTGGTAAAGTAAAAAAAGGTGATGTGTTAAAAGCAGTTGTGGTGCGCACCAAGAAGGGTGTTCGTCGCCCAGATGGCGCAGTTATTCGCTTCGATGGTAATGCTTGTGTATTATTAAATAATACAACAGAGCAACCTGTCGGTACTCGTATTTTTGGTCCTGTGACTCGTGAACTTCGTTCAGAGAAGTTTATGAAGATCATCTCTTTAGCACCAGAAGTACTGTAA